The Bacteroidales bacterium genome includes a region encoding these proteins:
- the mce gene encoding methylmalonyl-CoA epimerase, producing the protein MNLTHIEHLGIAVKSIEACLPYYEGVLGLKCYNIEEVADQKVKTAFFKVGQTKIELLEPTSEDSTIAKFIANKGEGIHHIAFATDSVTEALADAAEKGIRLIDTAPRGGAEGLQIAFLHPKSTCSVLTELCEDPNK; encoded by the coding sequence ATGAATTTAACACACATCGAGCATCTTGGTATTGCTGTTAAAAGCATTGAGGCTTGTTTACCCTACTATGAGGGAGTTCTTGGTTTAAAGTGTTACAATATTGAAGAGGTGGCTGACCAAAAGGTTAAAACTGCTTTCTTTAAAGTTGGACAGACTAAAATAGAGTTATTAGAGCCAACAAGTGAGGATAGCACTATTGCTAAGTTTATTGCCAATAAAGGCGAAGGTATTCACCACATTGCTTTTGCTACTGATAGTGTTACTGAGGCTTTAGCGGATGCTGCAGAGAAAGGTATTCGTTTAATTGATACTGCCCCTCGTGGTGGTGCTGAAGGATTACAAATTGCTTTCTTGCATCCAAAATCAACTTGCAGCGTTTTAACTGAACTTTGCGAGGATCCTAATAAATAA